The following coding sequences are from one Frigoribacterium sp. Leaf415 window:
- the glsA gene encoding glutaminase A: MPSPTPSPEAASLEALRASVLSTRGGAVDDSIPQLAETDPELFGVAVVRPTGEVVAAGDSGHAFSIQSAVKPFLFALALADTGGAALDAVGIEPTGEAFDAIKLEGGTGRPPNPMVNAGALLTADLVDGDTCDERTARILAGLGAFAGRELDYDREVSESEQLHGDRNHALAHLMRSEGTLDSSADDAVALYARACSVVVDTEALAVMGATLAFGGRNPVTGEQVVDARVARDVVSVMATCGVYDGSGRWMRGVGVPAKSSVSGAIVLSAPNRLGAAVFSPPIDEQGTSVRGAELSRRLSEEHDLHSFGFRG, from the coding sequence ATGCCGTCCCCCACCCCGTCGCCCGAAGCCGCGTCCCTCGAGGCCCTGCGCGCCTCCGTCCTGTCGACCCGAGGAGGCGCGGTGGACGACAGCATCCCCCAGCTCGCCGAAACCGACCCCGAGCTGTTCGGGGTCGCCGTGGTGCGGCCGACCGGCGAGGTGGTCGCGGCCGGCGACTCGGGTCACGCGTTCTCGATCCAGTCGGCGGTCAAGCCGTTCCTCTTCGCGCTCGCCCTCGCCGACACCGGCGGAGCGGCGCTCGACGCGGTCGGCATCGAGCCGACCGGCGAGGCGTTCGACGCGATCAAGCTCGAGGGCGGCACCGGGCGACCGCCGAACCCGATGGTCAACGCCGGAGCCCTGCTCACGGCCGACCTGGTCGACGGCGACACCTGCGACGAGCGCACGGCGCGCATTCTGGCGGGCCTGGGAGCCTTCGCGGGGCGCGAGCTCGACTACGACCGCGAGGTCAGCGAGTCCGAGCAGCTGCACGGCGACCGCAACCATGCGCTGGCACACCTGATGCGGTCGGAGGGCACGCTCGACAGCTCGGCGGACGATGCGGTCGCGCTCTACGCCCGGGCCTGCTCGGTGGTCGTCGACACGGAGGCCCTGGCCGTGATGGGCGCGACGCTCGCGTTCGGCGGTCGCAACCCGGTGACGGGCGAGCAGGTCGTCGACGCCCGCGTCGCCCGCGACGTGGTGTCGGTCATGGCGACCTGCGGCGTCTACGACGGGTCGGGCCGCTGGATGCGCGGCGTCGGCGTGCCGGCGAAGTCGAGCGTCTCGGGCGCGATCGTCCTGTCGGCGCCGAACCGGCTCGGGGCGGCGGTGTTCAGCCCGCCGATCGACGAGCAGGGGACGAGCGTCCGCGGCGCCGAGCTGAGCCGCCGGCTGAGCGAGGAACACGACCTGCACTCGTTCGGCTTCCGCGGCTGA
- a CDS encoding DUF418 domain-containing protein, which translates to MTSAAPAVDSPPTPGTRWRFVDSLRGFALFGILLVNTLDITHLGIDYVIETADPVDDPVRDLLYLTVQTRFVPIFVFLFGMSLWFVLAGARSRSPRPGLVMVRRLVGLVAIGGLLMLVYPGNVLLEYGVVGLVMLPIVVFAPRWATLALGAVLTVAAYALTGGGLVSTPGLMLLGAGAAAYGLPRVLESAGRGVALVFAAAAVLTVPALLWQTTTPGDPRFSTPGGIAGLVMAVAYATALALLWRTPARRVVAAVFEPLGRMALTNYVVAAIVVAGLALVIDFGHMTSVVPGVGISVGLIALQSVLSRLWLARFVYGPVEWAWRSVTWWRPAALVRRAS; encoded by the coding sequence ATGACCTCTGCTGCGCCCGCCGTCGACTCCCCACCCACCCCCGGCACCCGCTGGAGGTTCGTCGACTCGCTGCGCGGCTTCGCGCTGTTCGGCATCCTGCTGGTCAACACGCTCGACATCACCCACCTCGGCATCGACTACGTGATCGAGACCGCCGACCCGGTCGACGACCCGGTGCGCGACCTGCTGTACCTCACGGTGCAGACCCGGTTCGTGCCGATCTTCGTGTTCCTCTTCGGCATGAGCCTGTGGTTCGTGCTCGCCGGCGCCCGGTCGCGCTCGCCCCGACCCGGGCTCGTCATGGTGCGCCGCCTGGTCGGGCTCGTCGCGATCGGCGGGCTGCTCATGCTCGTCTACCCCGGCAACGTGCTGCTCGAGTACGGCGTCGTGGGCCTCGTCATGCTGCCGATCGTCGTCTTCGCCCCGCGCTGGGCGACCCTGGCCCTCGGTGCCGTGCTGACCGTCGCGGCCTACGCCCTGACCGGTGGCGGCCTCGTCTCGACCCCCGGCCTCATGCTGCTCGGTGCGGGCGCCGCGGCGTACGGCCTGCCCCGCGTGCTCGAGTCGGCCGGGCGCGGCGTCGCCCTGGTCTTCGCCGCGGCCGCGGTGCTCACGGTGCCGGCCCTGCTCTGGCAGACCACGACCCCGGGCGACCCGCGCTTCTCGACGCCGGGCGGCATCGCCGGGCTGGTCATGGCCGTCGCCTACGCCACCGCTCTCGCCCTGCTCTGGCGCACCCCCGCTCGCCGCGTCGTCGCCGCCGTGTTCGAGCCGCTGGGCCGCATGGCGCTGACCAACTACGTCGTCGCGGCGATCGTCGTGGCAGGCCTCGCCCTCGTGATCGACTTCGGGCACATGACGAGCGTCGTGCCGGGGGTGGGCATCAGCGTCGGGCTCATCGCCCTGCAGTCCGTGCTCAGTCGCCTCTGGCTCGCCCGGTTCGTCTACGGTCCGGTCGAGTGGGCCTGGCGGAGCGTCACCTGGTGGCGGCCGGCCGCGCTGGTGCGCCGGGCGTCCTGA
- a CDS encoding ABC transporter ATP-binding protein, whose product MTATLPRPSVTSPTGAGAGAAVAFHDVTKQFAGHRALTGLDLELQPGELVAVLGPSGCGKTTALRSLAGLEDVTGGRITIDGRDVVGVPTHRRDVGMVFQAYSLFPHLTVRQNVEFGLRMRRVDKAARAARAGEMLDLVGLGDLGERYAHQLSGGQQQRVALARALVTRPRVLLLDEPLSALDAKVRVQLRDEIRRIQRELSITTLFVTHDQEEALAVADRVAVMRAGSIEQVGTPEELYSAPATAFVAEFVGTSNRVSGEVIGALVRLAGCPEVPVVGTPAEGPVWAYVRPEDVSFVEQGGLAGVVESVSFLGAVCRTRVRVDRETLLVLDHRADERREPGSSVRVSFTPARVAVTTRAS is encoded by the coding sequence GTGACCGCCACGCTCCCCCGCCCCTCCGTCACGAGTCCGACCGGCGCCGGTGCGGGTGCCGCCGTGGCGTTCCACGACGTCACGAAGCAGTTCGCCGGGCACCGGGCCCTGACCGGGCTCGACCTCGAGTTGCAGCCCGGCGAGCTCGTCGCCGTGCTGGGCCCGTCGGGCTGCGGCAAGACCACCGCACTGCGCAGCCTCGCCGGGCTCGAGGACGTCACGGGCGGTCGCATCACGATCGACGGCCGCGACGTGGTCGGCGTCCCGACGCACCGCCGGGACGTCGGCATGGTGTTCCAGGCGTACTCGCTGTTCCCCCACCTGACCGTGCGGCAGAACGTCGAGTTCGGGCTGCGCATGCGTCGCGTCGACAAGGCCGCCCGGGCCGCCCGGGCGGGCGAGATGCTCGACCTGGTCGGACTCGGCGACCTCGGCGAGCGCTACGCCCACCAGCTCTCGGGCGGCCAGCAGCAGCGCGTCGCCCTGGCCCGGGCGCTGGTCACGCGACCGCGGGTGCTGCTGCTCGACGAGCCGCTCAGCGCCCTCGACGCGAAGGTGCGGGTGCAACTGCGGGACGAGATCCGCCGCATCCAGCGCGAGCTGTCGATCACGACCCTGTTCGTCACCCACGACCAGGAAGAGGCCCTGGCCGTGGCCGACCGCGTCGCCGTCATGCGTGCCGGGTCGATCGAGCAGGTGGGCACCCCGGAAGAGCTCTACTCGGCCCCCGCGACGGCGTTCGTCGCCGAGTTCGTCGGGACGAGCAACCGGGTGTCCGGCGAGGTCATCGGTGCGCTCGTCCGCCTGGCGGGCTGCCCCGAGGTGCCGGTCGTGGGCACGCCGGCCGAGGGGCCGGTCTGGGCCTACGTGCGACCCGAGGACGTGTCGTTCGTGGAGCAGGGCGGACTCGCGGGCGTCGTCGAGTCGGTGTCGTTCCTGGGGGCCGTGTGCCGCACCCGCGTGCGCGTGGACCGCGAGACCCTGCTGGTGCTCGACCACCGGGCCGACGAACGACGCGAGCCGGGGTCGTCGGTGCGCGTCTCGTTCACGCCCGCCCGCGTGGCCGTGACGACCCGCGCCTCCTGA
- a CDS encoding ABC transporter permease subunit yields MSARTTSAPRTTSAPRSTSAGGAGTVARRTALVVVGALFAVPIAAMVAFSLRSADGTGHDLNHWLAIVDPENERMYRNLVEGVTNSLLLAVVAALLVLVLLVPAMVLVHLRYPRLVRPLEFVCLVPITVPAIVLVVGLAPVYSVVSRVAGSGAWTLALAYGVTVLPYAYRAVQSDLAATDLRTLTEAARTLGSSWPRTMALVVVPSLRRGLLAAAFITVAVVLGEFTIASLLNRVNLQTALVQVSRSDPYAAVILALISLAFAFVLLLVIGRVGALGAARPIPTRKALS; encoded by the coding sequence ATGAGCGCCCGGACGACGAGCGCTCCCCGGACGACCAGCGCTCCGCGGTCGACGAGCGCAGGAGGCGCGGGCACGGTCGCGCGCCGCACCGCCCTGGTCGTCGTGGGAGCCCTCTTCGCGGTGCCGATCGCGGCGATGGTCGCGTTCTCGCTGCGCAGCGCCGACGGCACGGGCCACGACCTGAACCACTGGCTGGCGATCGTCGACCCCGAGAACGAGCGGATGTACCGCAACCTCGTCGAGGGAGTCACGAACTCGCTGCTGCTCGCCGTCGTCGCGGCACTGCTCGTGCTCGTGCTGCTGGTGCCGGCGATGGTGCTCGTGCACCTGCGCTACCCGCGCCTCGTGCGGCCGCTCGAGTTCGTCTGCCTCGTGCCGATCACGGTGCCGGCGATCGTGCTCGTGGTCGGCCTCGCACCGGTCTACTCGGTCGTGTCGCGGGTGGCCGGCTCGGGCGCCTGGACGCTCGCGCTCGCGTACGGCGTCACGGTGCTGCCCTACGCCTACCGCGCGGTGCAGTCCGACCTGGCGGCCACCGACCTCCGTACGCTGACCGAGGCCGCGCGCACGCTCGGCTCGAGCTGGCCCCGCACGATGGCCCTCGTCGTCGTGCCGAGCCTGCGCCGGGGCCTGCTCGCGGCGGCTTTCATCACCGTGGCCGTCGTGCTCGGCGAGTTCACCATCGCCTCGCTGCTCAACCGCGTGAACCTGCAGACCGCCCTGGTGCAGGTGTCGCGTTCCGACCCCTACGCCGCCGTGATCCTCGCCCTGATCTCGCTGGCCTTCGCCTTCGTGCTGCTGCTCGTGATCGGCCGGGTCGGAGCCCTCGGGGCCGCCCGTCCGATCCCCACCCGAAAGGCCCTCTCGTGA
- a CDS encoding ABC transporter permease, with product MVTTSTRAADTTADVRSAHEGDGGDPSTRASSSSDGVGPSRGRRRPAAWWGLTPFAVWVLLFLIVPCLLALGTGFVDGDGAPTLDNLAALGDPLIVRAFASSAAVSAVTAVAGAVVGAVVCWGLTSLRPDGAVRSAIDAASSVLAQFGGVMLAFAFIATIGIQGVVTRLLIDVAGVDLYADGVWFYQVPGLLLPYLYFQVPLMVITFMPAVSGLRPQWSEAVATLGGTRWQHLVRVVVPVLAPAFVGSLLLLFANAFSSYATAAALISQGAQIVPLQIRAALISETVLGRENVAGALALGMVVVMAVLMIGYSLLQRRTERWQR from the coding sequence ATGGTGACGACGTCGACCCGCGCGGCGGACACGACCGCCGACGTGCGGTCGGCACACGAGGGGGACGGCGGCGACCCGTCGACCCGCGCCTCCTCGTCCTCCGACGGCGTCGGCCCCTCGCGGGGTCGGCGCCGTCCGGCGGCGTGGTGGGGGCTGACCCCGTTCGCCGTCTGGGTGCTCCTCTTCCTGATCGTGCCGTGCCTGCTCGCACTCGGAACGGGCTTCGTCGACGGTGACGGCGCCCCCACGCTCGACAACCTCGCCGCACTCGGCGACCCGCTGATCGTGCGGGCCTTCGCCAGCTCGGCGGCCGTCTCGGCCGTCACGGCGGTGGCCGGGGCCGTCGTCGGAGCCGTCGTCTGCTGGGGCCTCACCTCGCTCCGCCCCGACGGAGCCGTCCGCAGCGCGATCGACGCCGCGTCGAGCGTGCTCGCGCAGTTCGGCGGCGTCATGCTGGCGTTCGCGTTCATCGCGACGATCGGCATCCAGGGCGTCGTCACGCGGCTGCTGATCGACGTCGCCGGCGTCGACCTCTACGCCGACGGGGTCTGGTTCTACCAGGTGCCCGGGCTGCTGCTGCCCTACCTGTACTTCCAGGTGCCCCTGATGGTGATCACGTTCATGCCCGCCGTCAGCGGCCTCCGCCCGCAGTGGAGCGAGGCCGTCGCCACGCTCGGCGGCACCCGGTGGCAGCACCTCGTCCGCGTGGTCGTCCCGGTGCTCGCCCCCGCGTTCGTCGGCAGCCTGCTGCTGCTCTTCGCCAACGCCTTCTCGTCGTACGCGACCGCCGCCGCCCTGATCAGCCAGGGCGCGCAGATCGTGCCGCTGCAGATCCGCGCCGCCCTGATCAGCGAGACCGTGCTCGGCCGCGAGAACGTCGCCGGCGCGCTCGCGCTCGGCATGGTCGTCGTGATGGCCGTGCTGATGATCGGCTACTCGCTGCTGCAGCGCCGCACGGAGCGGTGGCAGCGATGA
- a CDS encoding ABC transporter substrate-binding protein yields MIDKRLLVSAATLSIAALALTGCSASADADSAGGAANGTDAATATSAEAFGGMDALVSAAQAEGELNVIALPDTWANYGKIIDGFEKKYDITVNSDSPDISSAEEITAAQNLKGQDTAPDVFDLGSAVTLDNLDQFAPYKVSTWDDIADDHKDADGKWVYDYTGLMSVGYDADAVPAPESLDDLLGGDYEGKVAINGDPTQAGAAAAAVEWAALQSGGSADDVSTGVDYFSKLADAGNFLPTDPTPATIASGETPVVFDWSYNNLAAAADAGGRDWKTAVLPGTALGSYYNQAINVDAPHPAAARLWQEYVMSDDAQNLYLAAGAYPVRLAAMTEAGTVDQDALEKVGEQPADTVQFTAEQTEAASKVLADTWATAIG; encoded by the coding sequence ATGATCGACAAGCGCCTGCTCGTCTCGGCCGCGACCCTCAGCATCGCCGCCCTCGCCCTGACCGGCTGCTCGGCGAGCGCCGACGCCGACAGCGCAGGAGGCGCGGCGAACGGCACCGACGCCGCCACCGCCACCAGCGCCGAGGCCTTCGGCGGCATGGACGCCCTCGTCAGTGCCGCCCAGGCCGAGGGAGAGCTCAACGTCATCGCCCTGCCCGACACGTGGGCGAACTACGGGAAGATCATCGACGGGTTCGAGAAGAAGTACGACATCACCGTCAACTCGGACAGCCCCGACATCTCGAGCGCCGAGGAGATCACCGCCGCCCAGAACCTGAAGGGGCAGGACACCGCCCCCGACGTGTTCGACCTCGGCTCGGCCGTGACGCTCGACAACCTCGACCAGTTCGCGCCGTACAAGGTGTCGACCTGGGACGACATCGCCGACGACCACAAGGACGCCGACGGCAAGTGGGTCTACGACTACACCGGCCTGATGTCGGTCGGCTACGACGCCGACGCCGTGCCCGCCCCCGAGAGCCTCGACGACCTGCTCGGTGGCGACTACGAGGGCAAGGTCGCGATCAACGGCGACCCGACCCAGGCCGGTGCCGCCGCCGCGGCCGTCGAGTGGGCCGCGCTGCAGTCCGGCGGCAGCGCCGACGACGTCAGCACGGGCGTCGACTACTTCTCGAAGCTGGCCGACGCGGGCAACTTCCTGCCCACCGACCCGACCCCGGCGACCATCGCCTCGGGCGAGACCCCGGTCGTCTTCGACTGGAGCTACAACAACCTGGCCGCCGCGGCCGACGCCGGCGGACGCGACTGGAAGACGGCCGTGCTGCCCGGCACCGCCCTCGGCAGCTACTACAACCAGGCGATCAACGTCGACGCACCGCACCCCGCCGCGGCCCGCCTGTGGCAGGAGTACGTCATGAGCGACGACGCGCAGAACCTGTACCTCGCGGCCGGCGCCTACCCCGTGCGCCTCGCGGCGATGACCGAGGCCGGCACCGTCGACCAGGACGCCCTCGAGAAGGTCGGCGAGCAGCCCGCCGACACCGTGCAGTTCACGGCCGAGCAGACCGAGGCCGCCTCGAAGGTCCTGGCCGACACCTGGGCCACGGCGATCGGCTGA
- the bla gene encoding class A beta-lactamase produces the protein MTSRTTMTTTLLTTAALGLGLGLAACSTPGASAPAPSTTATPVPLPSPIAAPDLATPEVEAALADLESRYDARIGLSVLDTGSGATLDHRADERFGYASSLKAFAAAALLEATDDADLDRVVTWTQAEVDAAGYSPLTSTHVADGLPLRQLAEAAVRQSDNTALNLVLAELGGPAGLDAALAAQGDDVTDVVHSEPELNRLTPGSTADTSTPAAFTATLARITDGDWLAADDRATLLEWMSRNATGDTLIRAGAPDGWQVADKSGGAGGIRNDVAIVVPPSGDPVVISVLTTRNDPAARYDDALVASVAEVALTAVAAAR, from the coding sequence ATGACCTCTCGGACGACGATGACGACGACCCTCCTGACCACCGCCGCCCTCGGGCTGGGCCTCGGCCTGGCCGCGTGCTCGACGCCCGGGGCGTCGGCCCCCGCCCCGAGCACGACCGCCACCCCGGTCCCCCTGCCCAGCCCGATCGCCGCGCCCGACCTCGCGACCCCCGAGGTCGAGGCCGCACTGGCCGACCTCGAGTCGCGGTACGACGCGCGGATCGGCCTGAGCGTGCTCGACACCGGCTCGGGCGCGACCCTCGACCACCGCGCCGACGAACGCTTCGGGTACGCGTCCAGCCTCAAGGCGTTCGCCGCGGCGGCCCTGCTCGAGGCGACCGACGACGCCGACCTCGACCGCGTCGTCACCTGGACCCAGGCCGAGGTCGACGCCGCGGGGTACTCGCCGCTGACCAGCACGCACGTCGCCGACGGGCTCCCGCTGCGGCAGCTCGCCGAGGCGGCCGTCCGGCAGAGCGACAACACGGCGCTGAACCTGGTCCTCGCCGAGCTCGGCGGCCCGGCCGGACTCGACGCCGCCCTCGCGGCGCAGGGCGACGACGTGACCGACGTCGTGCACAGCGAGCCCGAGCTCAACCGGCTCACCCCGGGCAGCACGGCCGACACGAGCACGCCCGCCGCCTTCACCGCCACCCTCGCCCGCATCACGGACGGCGACTGGCTCGCCGCCGACGACCGCGCCACCCTGCTCGAGTGGATGTCGCGCAACGCGACCGGCGACACCCTGATCCGCGCCGGCGCTCCCGACGGCTGGCAGGTCGCCGACAAGTCCGGAGGCGCGGGCGGCATCCGCAACGACGTCGCCATCGTGGTCCCCCCGTCGGGCGACCCCGTGGTGATCTCGGTGCTCACCACGCGCAACGACCCCGCCGCGAGGTACGACGACGCCCTCGTCGCCTCCGTGGCCGAGGTCGCCCTCACCGCGGTTGCCGCCGCCCGCTGA
- a CDS encoding ABC transporter ATP-binding protein has translation MTTDLPLAATAPSSAALRADDVSVAYDGVDVVRGARLELRPGCVTALVGPNGSGKSTLLRTLARLQKPRTGSLTLAAPPRGDDGAGEWAEDAAPGPAKDTFRPLDPASGGQGHDQSQGEGVDGFELSLRQFARRVALLTQGRPTPGGLSVRDVVEFGRYPHRGRWGRSDPEGPAAVDRALELTGVADLADRGVDQLSGGQLQRVWLASCLAQDTGVLLLDEPTTYLDLRYQVELLDLVRDLADSGRIAVGVVLHDLDQAAALADRIVVLSEGRIVAEGDPGDVLTPRLLTDVWGIRIDVDTDPTTGHLRTRAIGRHHTRAETPVR, from the coding sequence GTGACCACCGACCTGCCCCTCGCGGCCACCGCACCCTCCTCGGCCGCCCTCCGCGCCGACGACGTCTCGGTCGCCTACGACGGCGTCGACGTCGTCCGCGGGGCCCGCCTCGAGCTGCGCCCCGGCTGCGTCACCGCCCTCGTCGGCCCGAACGGCAGCGGCAAGTCGACCCTGCTGCGCACCCTCGCCCGGCTGCAGAAGCCGCGCACGGGCTCGCTCACCCTCGCCGCGCCTCCTCGTGGCGACGATGGGGCCGGCGAGTGGGCGGAAGATGCTGCTCCCGGTCCGGCGAAGGACACTTTCCGCCCACTCGACCCGGCAAGCGGCGGCCAGGGCCACGACCAGAGCCAGGGCGAGGGCGTCGACGGGTTCGAGCTGTCGCTGCGGCAGTTCGCTCGGCGCGTCGCGCTGCTGACGCAGGGGCGCCCGACCCCCGGCGGCCTCAGCGTGCGCGACGTCGTCGAGTTCGGGCGCTACCCGCACCGCGGCCGCTGGGGGCGCTCCGACCCCGAGGGGCCCGCGGCCGTCGACCGGGCGCTCGAGCTCACCGGCGTGGCCGACCTCGCCGACCGCGGCGTGGACCAGCTCTCGGGCGGCCAGCTGCAGCGGGTCTGGCTCGCCAGCTGCCTCGCGCAGGACACGGGGGTGCTGCTGCTCGACGAGCCCACCACCTACCTCGACCTGCGCTACCAGGTCGAACTGCTCGACCTGGTGCGCGACCTGGCCGACTCGGGCCGCATCGCGGTCGGAGTCGTCCTCCACGACCTCGACCAGGCCGCCGCGCTCGCCGACCGCATCGTCGTGCTGAGCGAGGGCCGCATCGTCGCCGAGGGCGACCCCGGGGACGTGCTGACACCGCGCCTCCTGACCGACGTCTGGGGCATCCGCATCGACGTCGACACCGACCCCACCACCGGCCACCTGCGCACCCGCGCGATCGGCCGACACCACACCCGGGCCGAGACGCCCGTCCGATGA
- a CDS encoding ABC transporter substrate-binding protein codes for MLTVTAVAAAAALTLAGCGTTESADAGSTSGSGEQITLTDGTGAEITLDGPATKVVGTEWNVVEDLVALGVEPVGVADVKGYNEWGAAVPLTNEPTDIGTRGEPSLDTVASLAPDLIVATDGLSADAVEQLKEIAPVLQVTSADASRQIEHSMDNLDLIAEATGTEDKATEVKKEFTDAVESGKQALADAGLAGTPFAFADGYVDAGQVSIRPYAKGSLVADVTEELGLTNAWTVEGDEAYGLASTDVEGLTQLPADVQFLYIDNTAAGADDPFAVSLASNAVWTSLPFVQSGDVHRLDDGIWMFGGPAAMTAYVDSLVSTLTK; via the coding sequence CTGCTGACGGTCACCGCCGTCGCCGCCGCCGCGGCCCTGACCCTCGCCGGCTGCGGCACCACCGAGTCGGCCGACGCCGGCTCGACCTCGGGCAGCGGCGAGCAGATCACCCTGACCGACGGCACTGGGGCCGAGATCACCCTCGACGGTCCGGCGACCAAGGTCGTCGGCACCGAGTGGAACGTCGTGGAAGACCTCGTCGCCCTCGGCGTCGAGCCCGTGGGCGTCGCCGACGTCAAGGGTTACAACGAGTGGGGCGCGGCCGTGCCGCTGACCAACGAGCCGACCGACATCGGCACCCGCGGCGAACCGAGCCTCGACACGGTCGCGTCGCTCGCGCCCGACCTGATCGTCGCGACCGACGGCCTGAGCGCCGACGCCGTCGAGCAGCTGAAGGAGATCGCTCCCGTCCTGCAGGTCACCTCGGCCGACGCCTCGCGCCAGATCGAGCACAGCATGGACAACCTCGACCTCATCGCCGAGGCGACCGGCACCGAGGACAAGGCGACCGAGGTGAAGAAGGAGTTCACCGACGCCGTCGAGTCGGGCAAGCAGGCCCTCGCCGACGCCGGGCTCGCCGGCACGCCGTTCGCCTTCGCCGACGGGTACGTCGACGCCGGCCAGGTCAGCATCCGGCCCTACGCCAAGGGCTCGCTCGTCGCCGACGTCACCGAAGAGCTGGGCCTGACCAACGCCTGGACCGTCGAGGGCGACGAGGCGTACGGCCTCGCCTCGACCGACGTCGAGGGCCTCACGCAGCTGCCCGCCGACGTGCAGTTCCTCTACATCGACAACACGGCCGCCGGTGCCGACGACCCGTTCGCGGTGTCGCTCGCCTCGAACGCCGTCTGGACGTCGCTGCCGTTCGTGCAGTCCGGTGACGTGCACCGCCTCGACGACGGCATCTGGATGTTCGGTGGCCCCGCCGCGATGACCGCCTACGTCGACTCGCTGGTGTCGACCCTGACGAAGTAA